One Lutra lutra chromosome 7, mLutLut1.2, whole genome shotgun sequence DNA window includes the following coding sequences:
- the PLEKHG3 gene encoding pleckstrin homology domain-containing family G member 3 isoform X6, with the protein MLLSPGDSPGPEKERFSGGFQNLPGVPSPGSDARMPVSASLCQDGSQERPVSLTSSTSSSGSSRDSRGAMEEPSGSGASAENGAGSPRSWHPPNGNTSSSSWLSGRGPLSPFGGRAPAAPVHKLSYLGRVVREIVETERMYVQDLRSIVEDYLLKIIDTPGLLKPEQVSALFGNIENIYALNSQLLRDLDSCNSDPVAVASCFVERSQEFDIYTQYCNNYPNSVAALTECMRDKQQAKFFRERQELLQHSLPLGSYLLKPVQRILKYHLLLQEIAKHFDEEEDGFEVVEDAIDTMTCVAWYINDMKRRHEHAVRLQEIQSLLINWKGPDLTIYGELVLEGTFRVHRVRNERTFFLFDKALLITKKRGDHFVYKGHIPCSSLMLIESTRDSLCFTVTHYKHSKQQYNIQAKTAEEKRSWTHHIKRLILENHHTTIPQKAKEAILEMDSYYPSRYRCSPERLKKAWSSQDEVSTHARQGRRQSEPTRHLLRQFSEKGAVRAAGMKHAGSAGALLDFGRPPRAQGVQLEAEGAAREQEEEEEEEEEEVVVEEEEEERAFQVSLEDLAGHEGSEKGARLEPPGSEEEEEEEEESLAVAEQVADFASSLLAALHCWHYRANALLFSRGAMEKGRRESEGPQSCRRSSGRSPTNAEKCVSFESTSPRPEVEPDPEPELEQEVFVAMEVPSTEEVPSDTESPEVLETQLGAHQELLGLDPPGDMVGFVVAESTEDLKALSSEEEEDMGPTPDTESLLPPSVLDQASVIAERFASSFSRRSSLALEDGKASGFGSPRLASRSSSVLSLEGSDKGPVRPGSTTDPLSSQPPPEVDSTAGVAMDSGPSVNGMEPLSPGCPAEPDRPSCKRKASTLSTRDRLLLDKIKSYYESAEHRDAGFSVRRRESLSYIPKGLVRNSVSRFNSLPRPDPEPMALPGHKRQVGSQPPSWALCDLPGAGQASAGESAPITDAEFRPSSEIVKIWEGMESSRESSLQGPGQGQANGFDLHEPLFILEEHELGAITEESATASPESASPTEQPSPAHLARELKELVKELSSSVQGELVTPLHPRIVQLSHVMDGPMSERVKNKVYQLARQYSLRIKSKSVTARPPLQWGKAAPTIPCLQEEAGAPSGSRGKRKPVLSLLSDEQMVAPEHSPPKPGSPRHFSFSPTTASPRTTSPGARPSSRSPLSPFDTETFTWPDVRELCSKYASHDEAFQAEGSRHRGLPVNRSRSAPENMVEPPLAGRVGRCCSVGARRGQGGSEAAQPEPPGRLPQSRPVGEEALYVTADLTLENNQRVIVMEKAPLPCPVGGLEEGSGQGPHTPVATEGQGLDFQESGISRSPEYWQKEESPRDPADPGQQGRVRNLREKFQALNSVG; encoded by the exons ATGTTGCTGAGTCCTGGGGATTCCCCAGGGCCAGAAAAGGAGAGGTTCTCCGGAGGGTTCCAG AACCTCCCTGGAGTGCCCTCGCCAGGCAGCGATGCCAGGATGCccgtctctgcctccctctgccaggATGGCAGCCAGGAGCGACCGGTGAGCCTGACCTCGAGCACGTCCTCATCGGGCTCCTCCCGTGACAGCCGCGGGGCCATGGAGGAGCCCAGTGGCTCCGGGGCATCGGCCGAGAatggggcaggctccccgcgcaGCTGGCATCCCCCCAACGGTAACACCAGCTCCAGCAGCTGGTTGAGCGGGAGGGGGCCGCTGTCCCCATTCGGCGGACGGGCCCCGGCAGCCCCAGTGCACAAGCTCAGCTACCTGGGCCGCGTGGTGCGGGAGATCGTGGAGACGGAGCGGATGTACGTGCAGGACCTGCGCAGCATCGTGGAG GACTACCTCTTGAAGATCATCGACACACCTGGGCTGCTGAAACCGGAACAAGTCAGCGCCCTCTTTGGGAACATAGAAAACATTTATGCGCTGAACAG CCAGCTACTCCGAGACCTGGACAGCTGCAACAGTGACCCTGTGGCTGTGGCCAGCTGCTTTGTGGAAAGG AGTCAAGAGTTTGATATCTACACACAGTATTGCAACAACTACCCCAA CTCAGTGGCCGCCCTGACCGAGTGCATGCGGGACAAGCAGCAGGCCAAGTTCTTCCGGGAGCGGCAGGAGCTCCTCCAGCACTCTCTGCCCCTGGGCTCCTACTTGCTGAAGCCCGTGCAGCGCATCCTCAAGTACCACCTGCTACTGCAG GAAATCGCCAAACATTTTGATGAAGAAGAGGATGGCTTCGAGGTGGTGGAGGACGCCATCGACACCATGACCTGTGTGGCTTGGTACATCAATGACATGAAGAGGAGGCACGAGCACGCGGTCCGGCTCCAG GAGATTCAGTCGCTGCTCATCAACTGGAAGGGGCCAGACCTGACCATCTATGGGGAGCTCGTCCTGGAGGGCACGTTCCGTGTGCACCGCGTGCGCAACGAGAGGACCTTCTTCCTCTTCGACAAAGCGCTGCTCATCACCAAGAAGCGGGGCGATCACTTTGTCTACAAGGGTCATATCCCG tgcTCCTCCCTGATGCTGATCGAAAGCACCAGAGACTCCCTGTGCTTCACTGTCACCCACTACAAGCACAGCAAGCAGCAGTACAACATCCAG GCCAAAACAGCAGAGGAGAAACGGAGCTGGACTCACCACATTAAGAGGCTCATCCTGGAGAACCACCACACCACCATCCCGCAGAAG gcCAAGGAAGCCATCTTGGAAATGGATTCCTACT ATCCCAGTCGGTACCGCTGCAGCCCAGAGCGCCTGAAGAAGGCCTGGTCTTCCCAGGACGAGGTGTCCACCCACGCGCGACAGGGGCGTCGACAGTCTG AGCCAACCAGACACCTGCTGAGGCAATTCAGCGAGAAAG GTGCAGTCAGAGCAGCAGGAATGAAG CATGCAGGCAGTGCCGGTGCTCTCCTGGACTTTGGGCGGCCTCCTCGTGCTCAGGGTGTGCAGCTGGAGGCTGAAGGGGCTGCccgggagcaggaggaggaggaggaggaggaggaagaggaggtggtggtggaggaggaggaggaggaacggGCCTTTCAGGTGTCTCTGGAGGACCTGGCAGGGCATGAAGGCAGCGAGAAGGGGGCCAGGCTGGAGCCCCCAGGctcggaggaggaggaggaggaggaggaggagagcctggCAGTGGCGGAGCAGGTAGCCGACTTTGCCAGCTCGCTGCTGGCCGCCCTCCACTGCTGGCACTATCGGGCCAACGCTTTACTTTTCTCCCGGGGCGCTATG GAGAAGGGGCGCAGGGAGTCCGAAGGCCCCCAGAGCTGTAGAAGGTCCAGCGGCCGGTCTCCAACAAATGCTGAGAAGTGCGTGAGCTTCGAGTCCACTTCTCCCCGGCCAGAG GTTGAACCAGATCCTGAGCCTGAGCTGGAGCAGGAAGTATTTGTCGCCATGGAAGTTCCTAGCACTGAGGAGGTGCCCTCAGACACGGAGTCTCCAGAAGTCCTGGAAACACAGCTTGGTGCCCACCAGGAGCTGCTGGGGCTGGACCCCCCGGGTGACATGGTGGGCTTCGTGGTGGCCGAGAGCACCGAGGACCTTAAGGCTCTGagcagtgaggaggaggaggacatgggGCCCACACCGGACACGGAGAGCCTCCTGCCGCCCTCTGTGCTGGACCAGGCCAGCGTCATTGCCGAGCGCTTCGCCAGCAGCTTCTCTCGGCGGAGCAGCCTGGCACTGGAGGACGGCAAGGCCAGCGGCTTCGGGAGCCCAAGGCTGGCGAGCCGCAGCAGCAGTGTGCTCAGCCTCGAGGGCAGCGACAAGGGCCCTGTCCGACCCGGCAGCACTACGGACCCCCTCAGCTCGCAGCCACCCCCTGAGGTGGACAGCACTGCGGGAGTGGCCATGGACAGTGGCCCTTCGGTcaatgggatggagcccctgagCCCAGGCTGCCCAGCAGAGCCCGACAGGCCTTCCTGCAAGAGGAAGGCATCGACCCTCTCCACCCGAGACCGGCTGTTGCTGGACAAAATCAAGAGCTACTATGAAAGTGCAGAGCACCGTGATGCAGGCTTTAGCGTCCGGCGCCGGGAGAGCCTCTCCTACATCCCCAAGGGGCTGGTGAGAAACTCTGTTTCCAGATTCAACAGCCTTCCCAGGCCAGACCCAGAGCCCATGGCTCTGCCGGGGCATAAGAGGCAGGTGGGCTCCCAGCCGCCTTCATGGGCTCTGTGCGACCTCCCGGGAGCCGGCCAGGCTAGTGCTGGGGAGTCAGCTCCTATCACAGATGCTGAGTTCCGGCCGTCTTCGGAAATCGTAAAGATCTGGGAGGGAATGGAGTCTTCCAGGGAGAGCTCTCTGCAGGGGCCTGGCCAAGGCCAGGCCAATGGTTTTGACCTGCACGAGCCCCTCTTTATCCTGGAGGAGCACGAGCTGGGGGCCATCACTGAGGAGTCGGCCACCGCCTCCCCTGAGAGTGCCTCCCCCACGGAGCAGCCCAGCCCGGCCCACCTGGCCCGGGAGCTGAAGGAGCTGGTGAAGGAGCTGAGCAGCAGCGTCCAGGGGGAGCTGGTGACTCCACTGCACCCCCGCATCGTACAGCTCTCCCACGTGATGGATGGCCCCATGAGCGAGCGAGTCAAGAACAAGGTCTACCAGCTGGCCCGCCAGTACAGCCTCCGCATCAAGAGCAAGTCTGTGACAGCCAGGCCTCCTCTCCAGTGGGGAAAGGCGGCTCCCACCATTCCTTGCCTGCAGGAGGAGGCCGGAGCACCCTCAGGCAGCAGAG GTAAGAGAAAGCCGGTGCTGTCCCTCCTCAGCGATGAGCAGATGGTGGCCCCGGAGCACAGCCCGCCCAAGCCTGGCTCTCCTCGGCATTTCTCCTTCAGCCCCACTACTGCCAGCCCGAGGACCACCTCGCCTGGGGCCCGGCCTTCCTCTCGAAGCCCCCTCAGCCCCTTTGACACTGAGACCTTCACCTGGCCTGATGTCCGAGAGCTCTGCTCCAAGTATGCCTCCCACGACGAGGCATTCCAGGCCGAGGGCAGCCGGCACCGCGGCCTGCCTGTCAACCGCAGCCGCTCGGCACCCGAGAACATGGTGGAGCCCCCTCTGGCGGGCAGGGTGGGCCGCTGCTGCAGTGTGGGTGCCAGGAGGGGCCAGGGGGGCTCAGAGGCCGCCCAGCCTGAGCCTCCTGGGAGGTTGCCCCAAAGCAGGCCGGTTGGAGAGGAGGCCCTGTATGTCACGGCGGACCTCACCCTGGAGAACAACCAGCGGGTGATTGTCATGGAGAaggcgcccctgccctgccccgttGGGGGACTGGAGGAGGGCAGTGGTCAGGGACCACACACACCAGTAGCCACAGAGGGACAGGGCCTGGATTTCCAGGAGTCTGGAATTTCCAGGAGTCCAGAGTATTGGCAAAAGGAAGAGAGTCCCAGGGACCCAGCGGACCCAGGCCAGCAGGGCAGAGTGAGAAACCTGCGGGAGAAATTCCAGGCCTTGAACTCCGTAGGTTGA
- the PLEKHG3 gene encoding pleckstrin homology domain-containing family G member 3 isoform X1 — MLLSPGDSPGPEKERFSGGFQNLPGVPSPGSDARMPVSASLCQDGSQERPVSLTSSTSSSGSSRDSRGAMEEPSGSGASAENGAGSPRSWHPPNGNTSSSSWLSGRGPLSPFGGRAPAAPVHKLSYLGRVVREIVETERMYVQDLRSIVEDYLLKIIDTPGLLKPEQVSALFGNIENIYALNSQLLRDLDSCNSDPVAVASCFVERSQEFDIYTQYCNNYPNSVAALTECMRDKQQAKFFRERQELLQHSLPLGSYLLKPVQRILKYHLLLQEIAKHFDEEEDGFEVVEDAIDTMTCVAWYINDMKRRHEHAVRLQEIQSLLINWKGPDLTIYGELVLEGTFRVHRVRNERTFFLFDKALLITKKRGDHFVYKGHIPCSSLMLIESTRDSLCFTVTHYKHSKQQYNIQAKTAEEKRSWTHHIKRLILENHHTTIPQKAKEAILEMDSYYPSRYRCSPERLKKAWSSQDEVSTHARQGRRQSEPGQPSFLRATLPSRQRGFMEPGLNGRRKSEPTRHLLRQFSEKAGAVRAAGMKHAGSAGALLDFGRPPRAQGVQLEAEGAAREQEEEEEEEEEEVVVEEEEEERAFQVSLEDLAGHEGSEKGARLEPPGSEEEEEEEEESLAVAEQVADFASSLLAALHCWHYRANALLFSRGAMEKGRRESEGPQSCRRSSGRSPTNAEKCVSFESTSPRPEVEPDPEPELEQEVFVAMEVPSTEEVPSDTESPEVLETQLGAHQELLGLDPPGDMVGFVVAESTEDLKALSSEEEEDMGPTPDTESLLPPSVLDQASVIAERFASSFSRRSSLALEDGKASGFGSPRLASRSSSVLSLEGSDKGPVRPGSTTDPLSSQPPPEVDSTAGVAMDSGPSVNGMEPLSPGCPAEPDRPSCKRKASTLSTRDRLLLDKIKSYYESAEHRDAGFSVRRRESLSYIPKGLVRNSVSRFNSLPRPDPEPMALPGHKRQVGSQPPSWALCDLPGAGQASAGESAPITDAEFRPSSEIVKIWEGMESSRESSLQGPGQGQANGFDLHEPLFILEEHELGAITEESATASPESASPTEQPSPAHLARELKELVKELSSSVQGELVTPLHPRIVQLSHVMDGPMSERVKNKVYQLARQYSLRIKSKSVTARPPLQWGKAAPTIPCLQEEAGAPSGSRGKRKPVLSLLSDEQMVAPEHSPPKPGSPRHFSFSPTTASPRTTSPGARPSSRSPLSPFDTETFTWPDVRELCSKYASHDEAFQAEGSRHRGLPVNRSRSAPENMVEPPLAGRVGRCCSVGARRGQGGSEAAQPEPPGRLPQSRPVGEEALYVTADLTLENNQRVIVMEKAPLPCPVGGLEEGSGQGPHTPVATEGQGLDFQESGISRSPEYWQKEESPRDPADPGQQGRVRNLREKFQALNSVG; from the exons ATGTTGCTGAGTCCTGGGGATTCCCCAGGGCCAGAAAAGGAGAGGTTCTCCGGAGGGTTCCAG AACCTCCCTGGAGTGCCCTCGCCAGGCAGCGATGCCAGGATGCccgtctctgcctccctctgccaggATGGCAGCCAGGAGCGACCGGTGAGCCTGACCTCGAGCACGTCCTCATCGGGCTCCTCCCGTGACAGCCGCGGGGCCATGGAGGAGCCCAGTGGCTCCGGGGCATCGGCCGAGAatggggcaggctccccgcgcaGCTGGCATCCCCCCAACGGTAACACCAGCTCCAGCAGCTGGTTGAGCGGGAGGGGGCCGCTGTCCCCATTCGGCGGACGGGCCCCGGCAGCCCCAGTGCACAAGCTCAGCTACCTGGGCCGCGTGGTGCGGGAGATCGTGGAGACGGAGCGGATGTACGTGCAGGACCTGCGCAGCATCGTGGAG GACTACCTCTTGAAGATCATCGACACACCTGGGCTGCTGAAACCGGAACAAGTCAGCGCCCTCTTTGGGAACATAGAAAACATTTATGCGCTGAACAG CCAGCTACTCCGAGACCTGGACAGCTGCAACAGTGACCCTGTGGCTGTGGCCAGCTGCTTTGTGGAAAGG AGTCAAGAGTTTGATATCTACACACAGTATTGCAACAACTACCCCAA CTCAGTGGCCGCCCTGACCGAGTGCATGCGGGACAAGCAGCAGGCCAAGTTCTTCCGGGAGCGGCAGGAGCTCCTCCAGCACTCTCTGCCCCTGGGCTCCTACTTGCTGAAGCCCGTGCAGCGCATCCTCAAGTACCACCTGCTACTGCAG GAAATCGCCAAACATTTTGATGAAGAAGAGGATGGCTTCGAGGTGGTGGAGGACGCCATCGACACCATGACCTGTGTGGCTTGGTACATCAATGACATGAAGAGGAGGCACGAGCACGCGGTCCGGCTCCAG GAGATTCAGTCGCTGCTCATCAACTGGAAGGGGCCAGACCTGACCATCTATGGGGAGCTCGTCCTGGAGGGCACGTTCCGTGTGCACCGCGTGCGCAACGAGAGGACCTTCTTCCTCTTCGACAAAGCGCTGCTCATCACCAAGAAGCGGGGCGATCACTTTGTCTACAAGGGTCATATCCCG tgcTCCTCCCTGATGCTGATCGAAAGCACCAGAGACTCCCTGTGCTTCACTGTCACCCACTACAAGCACAGCAAGCAGCAGTACAACATCCAG GCCAAAACAGCAGAGGAGAAACGGAGCTGGACTCACCACATTAAGAGGCTCATCCTGGAGAACCACCACACCACCATCCCGCAGAAG gcCAAGGAAGCCATCTTGGAAATGGATTCCTACT ATCCCAGTCGGTACCGCTGCAGCCCAGAGCGCCTGAAGAAGGCCTGGTCTTCCCAGGACGAGGTGTCCACCCACGCGCGACAGGGGCGTCGACAGTCTG AGCCTGGTCAGCCCTCGTTCCTCCGGGCCACACTCCCCAGCAGGCAGCGAGGCTTCATGGAGCCAGGCCTTAATGGCCGTAGGAAGTCGG AGCCAACCAGACACCTGCTGAGGCAATTCAGCGAGAAAG CAGGTGCAGTCAGAGCAGCAGGAATGAAG CATGCAGGCAGTGCCGGTGCTCTCCTGGACTTTGGGCGGCCTCCTCGTGCTCAGGGTGTGCAGCTGGAGGCTGAAGGGGCTGCccgggagcaggaggaggaggaggaggaggaggaagaggaggtggtggtggaggaggaggaggaggaacggGCCTTTCAGGTGTCTCTGGAGGACCTGGCAGGGCATGAAGGCAGCGAGAAGGGGGCCAGGCTGGAGCCCCCAGGctcggaggaggaggaggaggaggaggaggagagcctggCAGTGGCGGAGCAGGTAGCCGACTTTGCCAGCTCGCTGCTGGCCGCCCTCCACTGCTGGCACTATCGGGCCAACGCTTTACTTTTCTCCCGGGGCGCTATG GAGAAGGGGCGCAGGGAGTCCGAAGGCCCCCAGAGCTGTAGAAGGTCCAGCGGCCGGTCTCCAACAAATGCTGAGAAGTGCGTGAGCTTCGAGTCCACTTCTCCCCGGCCAGAG GTTGAACCAGATCCTGAGCCTGAGCTGGAGCAGGAAGTATTTGTCGCCATGGAAGTTCCTAGCACTGAGGAGGTGCCCTCAGACACGGAGTCTCCAGAAGTCCTGGAAACACAGCTTGGTGCCCACCAGGAGCTGCTGGGGCTGGACCCCCCGGGTGACATGGTGGGCTTCGTGGTGGCCGAGAGCACCGAGGACCTTAAGGCTCTGagcagtgaggaggaggaggacatgggGCCCACACCGGACACGGAGAGCCTCCTGCCGCCCTCTGTGCTGGACCAGGCCAGCGTCATTGCCGAGCGCTTCGCCAGCAGCTTCTCTCGGCGGAGCAGCCTGGCACTGGAGGACGGCAAGGCCAGCGGCTTCGGGAGCCCAAGGCTGGCGAGCCGCAGCAGCAGTGTGCTCAGCCTCGAGGGCAGCGACAAGGGCCCTGTCCGACCCGGCAGCACTACGGACCCCCTCAGCTCGCAGCCACCCCCTGAGGTGGACAGCACTGCGGGAGTGGCCATGGACAGTGGCCCTTCGGTcaatgggatggagcccctgagCCCAGGCTGCCCAGCAGAGCCCGACAGGCCTTCCTGCAAGAGGAAGGCATCGACCCTCTCCACCCGAGACCGGCTGTTGCTGGACAAAATCAAGAGCTACTATGAAAGTGCAGAGCACCGTGATGCAGGCTTTAGCGTCCGGCGCCGGGAGAGCCTCTCCTACATCCCCAAGGGGCTGGTGAGAAACTCTGTTTCCAGATTCAACAGCCTTCCCAGGCCAGACCCAGAGCCCATGGCTCTGCCGGGGCATAAGAGGCAGGTGGGCTCCCAGCCGCCTTCATGGGCTCTGTGCGACCTCCCGGGAGCCGGCCAGGCTAGTGCTGGGGAGTCAGCTCCTATCACAGATGCTGAGTTCCGGCCGTCTTCGGAAATCGTAAAGATCTGGGAGGGAATGGAGTCTTCCAGGGAGAGCTCTCTGCAGGGGCCTGGCCAAGGCCAGGCCAATGGTTTTGACCTGCACGAGCCCCTCTTTATCCTGGAGGAGCACGAGCTGGGGGCCATCACTGAGGAGTCGGCCACCGCCTCCCCTGAGAGTGCCTCCCCCACGGAGCAGCCCAGCCCGGCCCACCTGGCCCGGGAGCTGAAGGAGCTGGTGAAGGAGCTGAGCAGCAGCGTCCAGGGGGAGCTGGTGACTCCACTGCACCCCCGCATCGTACAGCTCTCCCACGTGATGGATGGCCCCATGAGCGAGCGAGTCAAGAACAAGGTCTACCAGCTGGCCCGCCAGTACAGCCTCCGCATCAAGAGCAAGTCTGTGACAGCCAGGCCTCCTCTCCAGTGGGGAAAGGCGGCTCCCACCATTCCTTGCCTGCAGGAGGAGGCCGGAGCACCCTCAGGCAGCAGAG GTAAGAGAAAGCCGGTGCTGTCCCTCCTCAGCGATGAGCAGATGGTGGCCCCGGAGCACAGCCCGCCCAAGCCTGGCTCTCCTCGGCATTTCTCCTTCAGCCCCACTACTGCCAGCCCGAGGACCACCTCGCCTGGGGCCCGGCCTTCCTCTCGAAGCCCCCTCAGCCCCTTTGACACTGAGACCTTCACCTGGCCTGATGTCCGAGAGCTCTGCTCCAAGTATGCCTCCCACGACGAGGCATTCCAGGCCGAGGGCAGCCGGCACCGCGGCCTGCCTGTCAACCGCAGCCGCTCGGCACCCGAGAACATGGTGGAGCCCCCTCTGGCGGGCAGGGTGGGCCGCTGCTGCAGTGTGGGTGCCAGGAGGGGCCAGGGGGGCTCAGAGGCCGCCCAGCCTGAGCCTCCTGGGAGGTTGCCCCAAAGCAGGCCGGTTGGAGAGGAGGCCCTGTATGTCACGGCGGACCTCACCCTGGAGAACAACCAGCGGGTGATTGTCATGGAGAaggcgcccctgccctgccccgttGGGGGACTGGAGGAGGGCAGTGGTCAGGGACCACACACACCAGTAGCCACAGAGGGACAGGGCCTGGATTTCCAGGAGTCTGGAATTTCCAGGAGTCCAGAGTATTGGCAAAAGGAAGAGAGTCCCAGGGACCCAGCGGACCCAGGCCAGCAGGGCAGAGTGAGAAACCTGCGGGAGAAATTCCAGGCCTTGAACTCCGTAGGTTGA